Proteins from a single region of Balaenoptera acutorostrata chromosome 16, mBalAcu1.1, whole genome shotgun sequence:
- the RASSF4 gene encoding ras association domain-containing protein 4 isoform X1 gives MKEDCLPSSHVPISDSKSILKSELLSLLKTYNCYHEGRSFQLRHREEEGALIIEGLLNISWGLRRPIRLQIQDDRERMHLSSASWAPGRPKEPPLQDGRVTAQEPSAQAGPREESSRDSSEPMEEDEETPQLMRTKSDAACVIQRRPRCRAPGEAQRIRRHRFSINGHFYNHKTSVFTPAYGSMTNVRVNSTMTTLQVLTLLLNKFRVENGPSEFALYIVHESGERTKLKDSEYPLISRILHGPCEKIARIFLMEADLGEEVPHDVAQYIKFEMPVLDSFVEKLKEEEEREIIKLTMKFQALRLTMLQRLEQLVEAK, from the exons ATGAAGGAAGATTGCCTACCCAGTTCTCACGTGCCCATCAGCGACAGCAAGTCCATTCTGAA GTCGGAGCTCTTAAGCCTGCTGAAAACCTACAACTGCTACCATGAGGGCAGAAGCTTTcagctgagacacagagag GAAGAAGGGGCTCTGATCATCGAGGGGCTCCTCAACATCTCCTGGGGACTGAGGCGGCCCATCCGGCTCCAGATACAGGATGACAGGGAGCGCATGCACCTCTCCTCCGCCTCCTGGGCACCAGGACGCCC AAAGGAGCCACCTCTTCAGGATGGCAGAGTCACTGCCCAGGAACCAAGCGCTCAGGCCGGACCCAGGGAGGAGAGTTCCAGAGACAGCTCAG AGCCCatggaggaggacgaggagacCCCACAGCTCATGCGGACCAAGAGCGATGCAGCCTGTGTGATCCAGAGGCGGCCCAGGTGCCGCGCCCCCGGTGAGGCCCAGAGGATCCGGCGACATCGGTTCTCTATCAACGGGCACTTTTACAACCACAAG ACCTCCGTGTTTACTCCCGCCTATGGGTCCATGACCAACGTGAGAGTCAACAGCACCATGACCACCCTGCAGGTGCTCACCCTGCTGCTGAACAAGTTCCGA GTGGAAAATGGTCCCAGTGAGTTTGCACTCTACATCGTTCACGAGTCTGGGG AGAGGACAAAATTAAAAGACTCTGAGTACCCGCTGATTTCCAGAATCCTGCACGGGCCCTGTGAGAAGATCGCCAGGATATTCCTGATGGAAGCTGACTTGGGCGAGGAAGTCCCCCATGAT GTCGCTCAGTACATTAAGTTTGAAATGCCGGTGCTGGACAGTTTtgttgaaaaattaaaagaagaggaggaaagagaaataatcaAACTGACCATGAA
- the DEPP1 gene encoding protein DEPP1 yields MEKDHLGVRLQVGSVTVIDCWWKGIKAAARPRGSPDSSGRIPLWTAAHRPEAVAHLPRRPPPSNLTPDTGLQLLDPDPSALSFLGAFCGLPCSSSSPATPRPPQLQVAASLWPAAMRSRLLLSVAHLPTIRETLEEMLPGGPGEDPPASPSLDDYVKSICQLAQPTSVPDEAAARVRPRRPHRPARSREKSYTPGSLQDITTRFSGQQPTLPGASTVDPLDWLFGESQENRPSGRDMPRRTGSSADPWASCRQTDSGKAREAPRGRLSDVRAPGHSLLRLQRDWHQCSQASGQAGQDAVSPTSPRPSSVLRTLYLHLPVIHEL; encoded by the exons ATGGAGAAGGACCATCTGGGGGTGAGGCTGCAGGTTGGCAG TGTGACAGTAATTGATTGCTGGTGGAAAGGTATAAAAGCAGCTGCCAGGCCCCGAGGTTCGCCAGACAGCTCAGGGAGGATTCCACTCTGGACAGCGGCACATCGTCCAGAGGCCGTAGCACATCTTCCTCGTCGCCCTCCTCCCAGCAATCTGACGCCGGACACAGGGCTCCAACTGCTGGACCCCGATCCCTCTGCCCTGAGCTTCCTGGGGGCTTTCTGTGGACTTCCTTGCTCATCCAGCTCCCCTGCTACCCCCAGACCTCCTCAGCTACAG GTTGCTGCTTCCTTGTGGCCGGCAGCCATGAGGTCCCGGCTTTTGCTTTCCGTGGCCCACCTGCCCACAATTCGGGAGACCTTGGAGGAGATGCTGCCTGGTGGGCCTGGAGAGGACCCCCCCGCCTCCCCTAGCCTGGATGACTACGTGAAGTCCATCTGTCAGCTGGCGCAGCCCACCTCAGTGCCGGATGAGGCTGCAGCCAGGGTCCGACCCAGGAGACCCCACCGGCCAGCCCGTTCCCGTGAGAAGAGCTACACCCCTGGGTCCCTACAGGACATCACCACCCGCTTCAGTGGCCAGCAGCCCACACTGCCCGGGGCCAGCACTGTGGACCCCCTGGACTGGCTCTTTGGGGAGTCTCAGGAAAATCGGCCAAGTGGGAGGGACATGCCAAGGAGGACTGGATCCTCTGCTGACCCCTGGGCTTCATGCAGACAGACGGACAGTGGCAAGGCCCGGGAGGCCCCCAGAGGGAGGCTGAGTGATGTCAGGGCTCCAGGGCACTCTCTGCTGAGACTGCAGAGGGACTGGCACCAGTGCTCCCAGGCTTCTGGGCAAGCTGGCCAGGATGCAGTTTCCCCAACAAGCCCCCGTCCCAGCAGCGTCCTTAGAACTCTCTATTTGCACCTCCCCGTGATCCATGAACTCTGA
- the RASSF4 gene encoding ras association domain-containing protein 4 isoform X3: MHLSSASWAPGRPKEPPLQDGRVTAQEPSAQAGPREESSRDSSEPMEEDEETPQLMRTKSDAACVIQRRPRCRAPGEAQRIRRHRFSINGHFYNHKTSVFTPAYGSMTNVRVNSTMTTLQVLTLLLNKFRVENGPSEFALYIVHESGERTKLKDSEYPLISRILHGPCEKIARIFLMEADLGEEVPHDVAQYIKFEMPVLDSFVEKLKEEEEREIIKLTMKFQALRLTMLQRLEQLVEAK, translated from the exons ATGCACCTCTCCTCCGCCTCCTGGGCACCAGGACGCCC AAAGGAGCCACCTCTTCAGGATGGCAGAGTCACTGCCCAGGAACCAAGCGCTCAGGCCGGACCCAGGGAGGAGAGTTCCAGAGACAGCTCAG AGCCCatggaggaggacgaggagacCCCACAGCTCATGCGGACCAAGAGCGATGCAGCCTGTGTGATCCAGAGGCGGCCCAGGTGCCGCGCCCCCGGTGAGGCCCAGAGGATCCGGCGACATCGGTTCTCTATCAACGGGCACTTTTACAACCACAAG ACCTCCGTGTTTACTCCCGCCTATGGGTCCATGACCAACGTGAGAGTCAACAGCACCATGACCACCCTGCAGGTGCTCACCCTGCTGCTGAACAAGTTCCGA GTGGAAAATGGTCCCAGTGAGTTTGCACTCTACATCGTTCACGAGTCTGGGG AGAGGACAAAATTAAAAGACTCTGAGTACCCGCTGATTTCCAGAATCCTGCACGGGCCCTGTGAGAAGATCGCCAGGATATTCCTGATGGAAGCTGACTTGGGCGAGGAAGTCCCCCATGAT GTCGCTCAGTACATTAAGTTTGAAATGCCGGTGCTGGACAGTTTtgttgaaaaattaaaagaagaggaggaaagagaaataatcaAACTGACCATGAA